Proteins from a genomic interval of Danio rerio strain Tuebingen ecotype United States chromosome 4, GRCz12tu, whole genome shotgun sequence:
- the LOC137491126 gene encoding uncharacterized protein produces the protein MAFIKEENEDVKIEETFTVKQEDLQEQIDLIEENEESKEEEHHVKIEEKTNLQTDGILKRRDKNRFTCTQCGKSFGRKHNLKIHMRIHTGEKPFTCNQCGKSFNQSSNLYNHMMIHNGEKPFKCTQCGKSFNRSADLHQHMRIHTGEKPFTCTQCGKSFYCSSHLHQHMRIHTGEKPFTCSECGKSFRQSSNFKQHMRIHTGEKPFTCTQCGKSLSQ, from the exons atggcgtttattaaagaggagaatgaagatgtgaagattgaagaaacattcacagtcaagcAGGAAGATTTGCAGGAACAAATAG acctaattgaagagaatgaggagagtaaagaggaggaacatcatgtcaaaattgaggaaaaaactaatttacagactgatggtattttgaaaaggagagacaagaaccgtttcacctgcactcagtgtggaaagagttttggaagaaaacacaatcttaagattcacatgaggatccacactggagagaaaccattcacatgcaatcagtgtgggaagagtttcaaccaatcatcaaacctttataatcacatgatgatccacaatggagagaaaccattcaaatgcactcaatgtgggaaaagttttaaccGCTCAGCAGACCTTCATCAacatatgaggattcacactggagagaaaccattcacatgcactcagtgtgggaagagtttttactgctcatcacaccttcatcaacacatgaggatccacactggagagaaaccattcacgtgctctgagtgtgggaagagtttcaggcaatcatcaaactttaagcaacacatgaggatccacactggagagaaaccattcacatgcactcagtgtgggaagagtttaaGCCAATAA